One segment of Asterias rubens chromosome 2, eAstRub1.3, whole genome shotgun sequence DNA contains the following:
- the LOC117307080 gene encoding phospholipase A2 inhibitor-like translates to MDVSNNSLQSLIQPTWAEKVEFLNADTNLLANLSSTTLSGFVDLTELHVANNRLLFISPTALSQLPMLQSLHLDDNALTSLFGGVFFNQSNLVELSITNNRLTLLHTHYFMGLVSLERLYLAGNQLTSVNSQMFQLVPEIITLDLSRNELQLIDMQDCVLNPNLHNISLARNMIHDTNKVFGYCSNLEKLDLSYNLIRFVRGDSLSGRNEALSNLDLEGNPLQCDCRLTGLRDWLRNNPPYVEPRCEGPKQHYGSVITDLDIKDFSCKRPKVVADRKSLTVVAGQNTVLACTAKGIPAPTITWLSPNGTEIPHEWQGRFAILQGRILHITPVQKSDQGVYTCLVHNVLGEMNDAVVDVTVSTSPATSVNALLPGVTDIPAILIAIVVTLSVVAFVIVFRRRCKKPERGTDVKVVFRSANDGDGTTDDTPVERNRYVPTPATKNPSCQIDDDFYEEPTVGKHDIVDDREVYENVDIVWS, encoded by the coding sequence ATGGACGTCAGCAACAACTCTCTCCAATCCTTGATTCAACCAACTTGGGCGGAAAAAGTCGAGTTCCTTAACGCTGATACCAACCTCCTTGCAAACCTGTCCTCGACAACCCTGTCAGGATTTGTCGATCTGACTGAACTGCATGTAGCCAATAATCGTCTCTTGTTCATCTCACCCACTGCACTGAGTCAACTCCCCATGCTACAGTCATTGCATCTCGACGACAATGCCCTGACGTCTTTGTTTGGAGGAGTATTTTTCAACCAGTCTAACTTAGTTGAGCTCTCCATCACCAACAACCGACTCACCTTGTTACATACTCATTACTTCATGGGTCTGGTGTCGTTGGAGCGTCTGTACCTCGCAGGAAATCAACTCACTAGCGTCAACTCACAGATGTTTCAACTGGTGCCTGAAATTATTACCTTGGACTTATCCCGAAATGAGCTTCAGCTTATCGACATGCAGGACTGTGTCCTTAATCCTAACCTACACAATATCTCATTGGCTCGCAATATGATTCATGACACCAATAAAGTCTTTGGGTACTGCAGCAACCTGGAAAAATTGGATCTGAGTTATAACTTGATCCGATTCGTTCGCGGTGATTCTCTTTCTGGGAGAAACGAAGCTTTGTCTAACCTAGATCTTGAAGGCAACccactgcagtgtgactgtaGGCTCACAGGTCTGCGAGACTGGCTGCGTAACAACCCACCGTACGTTGAGCCTCGATGTGAAGGACCGAAGCAACACTATGGGTCAGTGATAACAGACTTGGACATCAAAGACTTCTCCTGCAAGCGTCCAAAGGTAGTGGCGGATAGGAAGAGTCTGACAGTCGTGGCTGGGCAGAATACAGTTCTCGCATGTACAGCCAAGGGTATTCCTGCTCCTACCATAACATGGCTCTCACCAAACGGCACCGAGATACCTCACGAGTGGCAAGGAAGATTCGCTATTCTCCAGGGGAGGATTCTGCATATCACACCAGTGCAGAAATCCGACCAAGGTGTTTACACGTGTCTGGTACACAATGTTCTGGGTGAAATGAACGACGCTGTGGTTGATGTTACAGTATCAACGTCTCCAGCCACATCAGTAAATGCTCTCTTACCGGGTGTGACCGATATCCCCGCCATACTCATCGCTATTGTTGTGACATTATCTGTAGTCGCTTTCGTCATCGTGTTCCGTCGACGCTGCAAGAAACCTGAGAGAGGAACTGATGTCAAAGTCGTCTTCCGTAGCGCTAACGATGGGGACGGGACCACAGATGACACCCCGGTTGAACGGAATAGATACGTGCCCACCCCTGCAACGAAGAACCCATCCTGTCAGATCGACGATGACTTTTACGAGGAACCTACTGTAGGCAAACATGACATCGTAGATGATAGGGAGGTATACGAGAACGTAGATATTGTGTGGTCTTAG
- the LOC117307428 gene encoding gastrin/cholecystokinin type B receptor-like, whose amino-acid sequence MSNMSVESSTTDLRPDEPPHGPDAGLLLNAIAKIIFYSLVMLLGLFGNSLILGVYWPKPNKTSTQILIMGLAGMDLTVCLMRVYNLTMYLMFIQNKETPSVVEYIGVIGLVNMFASSVLTGFIALDRYDCVCRRPADRLLNRSRAKMMIFGAYAGAMLFASPRILEVIWLPATLALQKTFLVFQIVLYILVLGVICVCYGQVYVTVRKHVKVNVLSERHAHNDLSTTMRVPSSRHGAIPTIADKVQVTLPKSSDGGPPSTSRRPESSEAVGLPAGVAIESLHRSDQPMTATQGNVNSAPTGRPRGNVNPNQPKCEAVSLQRKTTRMMFGTSVVLLVTWFPYWLYVALSLFKLSGAPIPMYVTKAVYYCTVSVFINNIFNPIIYGLANRRFRKDCLHAMKKIKLC is encoded by the coding sequence ATGAGTAACATGTCAGTCGAGTCCTCTACCACGGATTTAAGACCTGATGAACCACCGCATGGACCCGATGCAGGGCTACTCCTCAACGCAATCGCCAAAATTATCTTTTACTCTCTTGTGATGCTACTTGGGCTGTTTGGGAACAGTCTCATTCTCGGCGTGTATTGGCCCAAACCTAATAAGACAAGCACCCAAATCCTGATCATGGGGCTGGCTGGGATGGACCTCACCGTTTGCCTGATGAGAGTCTACAACCTTACCATGTATCTAATGTTTATCCAAAATAAGGAGACCCCGTCGGTGGTTGAGTACATCGGAGTGATAGGCTTGGTGAATATGTTTGCGTCTTCTGTGTTGACCGGGTTTATTGCATTAGACAGGTACGATTGCGTGTGTCGCAGACCGGCAGACCGTTTGCTGAACCGCAGCAGAGCCAAGATGATGATTTTCGGTGCGTATGCTGGGGCGATGCTCTTTGCTAGTCCGCGTATACTGGAGGTAatctggctgccagccacacTCGCGTTGCAGAAGACTTTTTTGGTGTTTCAAATTGTACTTTACATCTTGGTGCTTGGCGTCATTTGCGTTTGCTACGGGCAGGTGTATGTAACCGTGCGGAAGCATGTCAAAGTGAATGTTCTGAGTGAGCGCCATGCACACAACGATTTGTCGACAACGATGCGGGTACCCTCCTCGCGACACGGTGCGATACCAACCATTGCGGACAAGGTACAAGTCACATTGCCCAAAAGCAGTGACGGTGGTCCACCCTCCACATCTAGACGACCAGAGAGCAGCGAAGCGGTCGGCTTACCAGCGGGCGTAGCCATTGAGTCCCTTCACCGAAGTGACCAGCCAATGACTGCAACTCAGGGTAATGTTAACTCCGCCCCAACTGGCCGTCCACGGGGGAATGTGAACCCAAACCAACCCAAATGTGAAGCGGTCTCACTCCAACGCAAGACCACTAGAATGATGTTCGGCACCAGCGTTGTACTCCTCGTGACGTGGTTCCCGTACTGGCTCTATGTTGCCTTGAGTTTATTCAAACTTAGCGGCGCCCCTATCCCCATGTACGTAACGAAGGCCGTATACTACTGTACCGTCTCTGTGTTCATTAATAACATCTTTAATCCAATAATCTATGGTCTTGCGAACAGACGATTTCGGAAGGATTGTCTGCATGCAATGAAGAAAATTAAATTGTGTTGA
- the LOC117307426 gene encoding biglycan-like, whose product MAPLGWALLFACLVGACFDSAQSSICSHAQCHYDYVTAKADCSSLHLDCIPVNYPDALIMDLSHNNISELSPDDFSGTFSRLTELYVDYNDISDVTSLLGSSELRSLRKLSARHNVISILPTTCQLSSLTKLFVDYNLITTFQVPECGP is encoded by the exons ATGGCACCACTTGGATGGGCGTTGTTATTTGCCTGTCTAGTTGGAGCTTGCTTCGACAGCGCTCAATCATCAATCTGCAGTCATGCGCAGTGTCACTACGACTACGTCACTGCAAAGGCCGACTGCTCCTCGCTCCATCTCGACTGCATCCCCGTCAACTACCCAGACGCCCTCATCATGGACCTAAGCCACAACAACATTTCAGAGCTGTCACCAGACGATTTCAGTGGCACCTTCTCCAGGCTGACTGAACTGTACGTCGACTACAATGACATATCTGATGTGACGTCACTGTTGGGATCCAGCGAGCTACGAAGTCTACGGAAGTTGTCTGCGAGGCACAACGTCATTTCCATTTTGCCGACAACCTGTCAACTTAGTTCCCTCACCAAACTATTTGTAGACTACAACTTAATTACAACTTTCCAGGTGCCTGAATGCGGAC CCTGA